In Megalobrama amblycephala isolate DHTTF-2021 linkage group LG10, ASM1881202v1, whole genome shotgun sequence, one DNA window encodes the following:
- the wdr89 gene encoding WD repeat-containing protein 89 isoform X1, translating into MSVKNENIARVTIMDALEDTFRTLSIARRLQPSEATYILDLSLPSCASSESDLLAVCCSNYSVHLHSRETLRQVGEFQGHTAPLCGVRFSHLSPHLLFTGSADGTLRSWDVRRPGSNATQVFRSDSTHLYCSFDVSCNDRVLCAGTEQVEEEESFLVFWDARMVQDGGESGSKMGGLLGVFSESHSDDITAVKFHPQQADRLASGATDGLVNVFDLSQGGEEDALVTTCNCESTTSSLCWTGKYLDQLLCLTHDEGLHLWDVARPDSDDTLTLLSSADARTLVQLPNQASLEYFVGGSWMTDEERILLVGGSNNGKLHLLDCSGSGLKFIKSLNGGHSATVRCFQWDAVAHCLLTGGEDGQLLQWKAGAEEISVGKKDSLKSISSMQLKTKAHRKQATKKDRSKLA; encoded by the exons ATGTCCGTCAAAAACGAAAACAT TGCCAGGGTGACGATCATGGACGCTCTCGAGGACACCTTCAGGACTCTCTCCATCGCCAGGAGACTGCAGCCTAGTGAGGCCACATACATTCTGGACCTCTCTCTTCCATCCTGTGCCAGCAGTGAGTCAGATTTACTGGCTGTGTGCTGCTCCAATTACTCTGTGCACCTGCACAGCAGAGAAACGCTCCGCCAGGTGGGAGAGTTCCAGGGTCACACGGCTCCTCTGTGCGGGGTCCGGTTCTCTCATCTGTCCCCTCACCTGCTGTTCACCGGCTCCGCCGATGGGACTCTGCGGTCCTGGGACGTCCGACGGCCCGGTTCTAACGCCACCCAGGTGTTTCGCAGTGATTCGACACATTTGTACTGCTCGTTTGACGTGAGCTGTAATGATCGTGTGCTGTGTGCAGGCACAGAGCAGGTAGAGGAGGAAGAGAGTTTTTTAGTATTCTGGGATGCCCGTATGGTTCAGGATGGAGGTGAGTCTGGCTCTAAGATGGGCGGTCTGCTGGGAGTTTTTTCAGAATCGCACAGTGATGACATCACTGCGGTGAAGTTCCACCCACAGCAGGCGGACCGCTTGGCTTCTGGGGCCACAGATGGACTTGTGAACGTGTTTGATCTGAGTCAGGGTGGAGAGGAGGATGCTCTTGTCACCACCTGTAATTGTGAATCCACTACAAGCTCCCTCTGCTGGACAG GCAAATATCTTGACCAGCTGCTTTGTCTGACTCATGATGAGGGGCTACACCTGTGGGATGTGGCTCGCCCAGACAGCGACGACACTTTGACCCTTCTGAGTTCGGCTGATGCCCGAACACTTGTCCAGCTCCCTAATCAAGCCTCACTTGAGTACTTTGTGGGCGGTTCATGGATGACAGATGAGGAGCGTATTCTTTTAGTGGGAGGGAGTAATAATGGAAAGCTCCACCTCCTGGACTGCAGTGGGAGTGGCCTGAAGTTCATTAAATCCCTGAATGGGGGTCATTCAGCTACAGTGAGATGCTTCCAGTGGGATGCGGTCGCTCACTGTCTGTTGACAGGCGGGGAGGATGGCCAGTTGTTACAATGGAAGGCGGGAGCAGAGGAAATCAGTGTGGGGAAGAAAGATTCTCTGAAAAGCATCTCATCCATGCAGCTTAAAACTAAAGCTCACAGAAAACAAGCTACAAAAAAAGACCGGTCAAAACTAGCATGA
- the wdr89 gene encoding WD repeat-containing protein 89 isoform X2, whose amino-acid sequence MDALEDTFRTLSIARRLQPSEATYILDLSLPSCASSESDLLAVCCSNYSVHLHSRETLRQVGEFQGHTAPLCGVRFSHLSPHLLFTGSADGTLRSWDVRRPGSNATQVFRSDSTHLYCSFDVSCNDRVLCAGTEQVEEEESFLVFWDARMVQDGGESGSKMGGLLGVFSESHSDDITAVKFHPQQADRLASGATDGLVNVFDLSQGGEEDALVTTCNCESTTSSLCWTGKYLDQLLCLTHDEGLHLWDVARPDSDDTLTLLSSADARTLVQLPNQASLEYFVGGSWMTDEERILLVGGSNNGKLHLLDCSGSGLKFIKSLNGGHSATVRCFQWDAVAHCLLTGGEDGQLLQWKAGAEEISVGKKDSLKSISSMQLKTKAHRKQATKKDRSKLA is encoded by the exons ATGGACGCTCTCGAGGACACCTTCAGGACTCTCTCCATCGCCAGGAGACTGCAGCCTAGTGAGGCCACATACATTCTGGACCTCTCTCTTCCATCCTGTGCCAGCAGTGAGTCAGATTTACTGGCTGTGTGCTGCTCCAATTACTCTGTGCACCTGCACAGCAGAGAAACGCTCCGCCAGGTGGGAGAGTTCCAGGGTCACACGGCTCCTCTGTGCGGGGTCCGGTTCTCTCATCTGTCCCCTCACCTGCTGTTCACCGGCTCCGCCGATGGGACTCTGCGGTCCTGGGACGTCCGACGGCCCGGTTCTAACGCCACCCAGGTGTTTCGCAGTGATTCGACACATTTGTACTGCTCGTTTGACGTGAGCTGTAATGATCGTGTGCTGTGTGCAGGCACAGAGCAGGTAGAGGAGGAAGAGAGTTTTTTAGTATTCTGGGATGCCCGTATGGTTCAGGATGGAGGTGAGTCTGGCTCTAAGATGGGCGGTCTGCTGGGAGTTTTTTCAGAATCGCACAGTGATGACATCACTGCGGTGAAGTTCCACCCACAGCAGGCGGACCGCTTGGCTTCTGGGGCCACAGATGGACTTGTGAACGTGTTTGATCTGAGTCAGGGTGGAGAGGAGGATGCTCTTGTCACCACCTGTAATTGTGAATCCACTACAAGCTCCCTCTGCTGGACAG GCAAATATCTTGACCAGCTGCTTTGTCTGACTCATGATGAGGGGCTACACCTGTGGGATGTGGCTCGCCCAGACAGCGACGACACTTTGACCCTTCTGAGTTCGGCTGATGCCCGAACACTTGTCCAGCTCCCTAATCAAGCCTCACTTGAGTACTTTGTGGGCGGTTCATGGATGACAGATGAGGAGCGTATTCTTTTAGTGGGAGGGAGTAATAATGGAAAGCTCCACCTCCTGGACTGCAGTGGGAGTGGCCTGAAGTTCATTAAATCCCTGAATGGGGGTCATTCAGCTACAGTGAGATGCTTCCAGTGGGATGCGGTCGCTCACTGTCTGTTGACAGGCGGGGAGGATGGCCAGTTGTTACAATGGAAGGCGGGAGCAGAGGAAATCAGTGTGGGGAAGAAAGATTCTCTGAAAAGCATCTCATCCATGCAGCTTAAAACTAAAGCTCACAGAAAACAAGCTACAAAAAAAGACCGGTCAAAACTAGCATGA